The following coding sequences lie in one Eremothecium sinecaudum strain ATCC 58844 chromosome IV, complete sequence genomic window:
- the HTL1 gene encoding Htl1p (Syntenic homolog of Ashbya gossypii AEL046W; Syntenic homolog of Saccharomyces cerevisiae YCR020W-B (HTL1)) translates to MTNPEPKINLKTITAHQLLSHREKVCELFNLLDDSKRHELIIGTPEQRNRRLEAFKSRRDALRMELHR, encoded by the coding sequence ATGACAAACCCTGAACCAAAGATCAATCTAAAAACTATCACAGCACATCAGCTTTTATCGCATAGAGAGAAAGTTTGTGAGCTGTTTAACCTTCTAGATGATAGTAAGAGACATGAACTAATAATAGGAACGCCAGAACAGCGTAACCGAAGGCTTGAAGCTTTTAAATCAAGGAGAGACGCACTAAGGATGGAGCTGCATAGGTAA